One window of Pseudacidobacterium ailaaui genomic DNA carries:
- a CDS encoding sensor histidine kinase has translation MASDRRSAVRRAPAEGFRFEAKLKLLVGVLCLPIFVLSALLIWVERVSIPWGLGVLLALGMVLLLVSSIFIEQMVRPLHTLANVVAALREEDFSYRARNAVPQDALGELAVEINQLADTLQFQRVGALEAVALLRRVILEMDAPVLAFDATGALRVLNPAAERALRLNAARDLGRNASELDLRRFLDTGDEGIVTVEAQNQQTRWMVRKSTFRQRGVPHVLLVLSDVSTALREEERAAWRRLIRVLGHEISNSLAPIKSIAGSLRHRLEQKGLEECAAEFERGLNVIESRAESLNRFVQAYRQLAQLPAPVLRRVSLQTLLERISSLETRVPVQVGAVPPADLMADADQMEQLLINLVRNAVEAAISRHEDEDPSEAPQVRIHARTSAGFASIMIEDNGPGITNPANLFVPFYTTKRTGTGVGLVLARQIAEAHGGSLDLRNRVDSRGCQAEVRIPLAVEHEASLEFR, from the coding sequence ATGGCATCTGATAGACGGAGTGCGGTCCGCAGGGCGCCTGCGGAAGGCTTCCGTTTCGAGGCGAAACTGAAGCTCCTGGTCGGGGTGCTCTGTCTGCCGATTTTTGTTTTGTCCGCCCTCCTGATCTGGGTAGAGCGGGTTTCCATTCCCTGGGGACTGGGGGTCCTTCTCGCATTGGGAATGGTCCTTTTGCTGGTCTCCTCTATTTTTATTGAGCAGATGGTGCGCCCGTTGCACACGCTTGCAAATGTCGTAGCTGCTCTGCGTGAGGAAGATTTTTCCTACCGGGCGCGAAATGCTGTGCCACAGGACGCTCTCGGAGAGCTGGCAGTTGAAATCAACCAGCTTGCCGATACTCTGCAATTTCAGCGAGTAGGGGCACTGGAGGCCGTCGCCCTGCTGCGGCGGGTCATCCTCGAAATGGATGCCCCCGTGCTCGCCTTTGATGCGACGGGCGCACTGCGGGTCCTGAACCCGGCCGCAGAACGTGCCCTGCGTCTGAATGCGGCCCGCGACCTGGGCAGAAACGCATCCGAGCTGGACCTCCGGCGTTTCCTTGATACGGGCGACGAAGGCATCGTCACCGTGGAAGCGCAGAACCAGCAGACCCGCTGGATGGTGCGAAAAAGCACTTTCCGGCAGCGGGGAGTTCCGCATGTCCTGCTTGTGCTTTCCGATGTCAGCACAGCATTACGTGAAGAGGAACGGGCCGCTTGGCGCAGACTGATTCGTGTTCTGGGCCATGAGATTAGCAACTCTCTTGCGCCCATTAAGTCCATTGCCGGCAGTTTGCGGCACCGGCTTGAACAAAAGGGCCTGGAGGAGTGCGCGGCAGAATTTGAACGCGGGCTGAATGTGATTGAAAGCAGGGCCGAGTCGCTGAACCGCTTCGTCCAGGCCTACCGCCAATTGGCGCAGCTTCCTGCGCCTGTCTTGCGCCGGGTCTCGCTTCAGACCCTGCTGGAGCGCATCTCCAGCCTGGAAACGCGGGTTCCCGTCCAAGTGGGAGCGGTCCCCCCGGCCGACCTGATGGCAGACGCCGATCAAATGGAGCAGCTACTGATTAACCTGGTGCGCAATGCAGTCGAAGCCGCCATCAGCAGACACGAGGATGAAGATCCTTCCGAGGCCCCGCAGGTACGAATCCACGCCAGAACATCCGCTGGTTTTGCCTCCATCATGATCGAGGACAACGGACCTGGCATCACCAACCCTGCCAACCTTTTCGTCCCGTTTTACACAACCAAGCGGACCGGGACCGGCGTAGGACTCGTCTTAGCAAGGCAGATTGCAGAAGCGCACGGCGGGTCTCTTGATTTACGAAATCGCGTGGACAGCAGGGGTTGTCAGGCTGAGGTAAGGATCCCCCTGGCCGTGGAGCACGAAGCATCCCTGGAGTTCCGGTAA
- a CDS encoding sigma-54-dependent transcriptional regulator — translation MTLVHHNGKTESGNLAQQRPRVLIADDQPSILDALELLLGPEGYHIEKARSPRSVLAALQTGSFDALLIDLNYTRDTTSGQEGLDLLTQIKTLDSHAPVIVMTAWANVEVAVEAMRRGARDFIQKPWDNARLLTILKTQIELHRAVRRAQHLEAENQILRGQGYPELIATAPAMQPVLHTIHRIGPSDANVLITGEHGTGKEVVAQMLHALSPRASRSLVAVNTGALPEGTFESELFGHVKGAFTDARTERIGRFELADGGTLFLDEIANVPLRQQAKLLRVLETGEMERVGSSKTRRVDVRLLSATNADLRSEVEKGRFREDLFFRLNTVEIHLPPLRERREDIPLLAAHFLNRYAARYRKSIAGLDPGALQVMLHYSWPGNVRELDHTMERAVLMARGSRIEASDLGLDQPRTTAQALEDMSLEAVESILIRKALARCNGNVSQAAEALGLSRGALYRRMEKYGI, via the coding sequence ATGACACTCGTCCATCACAACGGAAAGACGGAAAGCGGAAACCTTGCGCAGCAGCGGCCACGTGTTTTAATCGCCGACGACCAGCCCTCGATACTGGACGCTCTGGAGTTGTTACTCGGCCCCGAGGGATATCACATCGAAAAGGCCCGTTCACCCCGCAGCGTACTGGCCGCACTGCAAACCGGCTCTTTTGATGCGTTACTGATTGACTTGAACTACACCCGGGACACGACCTCTGGTCAGGAAGGCCTTGACCTGCTCACGCAGATCAAGACGCTGGACAGCCACGCGCCAGTCATTGTGATGACAGCCTGGGCCAATGTGGAAGTGGCCGTGGAAGCCATGCGGCGCGGAGCACGGGACTTCATCCAGAAGCCCTGGGACAATGCCCGCCTGCTGACCATTCTGAAAACACAGATTGAGTTGCATCGTGCGGTCCGGCGGGCGCAGCATCTGGAGGCCGAAAACCAGATATTACGAGGACAGGGATATCCTGAGCTGATCGCCACCGCACCCGCCATGCAGCCTGTGCTGCATACCATCCATCGTATTGGCCCTTCGGATGCCAATGTGCTGATTACCGGCGAGCATGGCACCGGCAAGGAAGTGGTGGCGCAGATGCTGCACGCCCTTTCCCCCAGGGCTTCCCGCTCTCTGGTAGCCGTCAATACGGGTGCGCTGCCGGAAGGCACCTTTGAGAGTGAGCTTTTTGGCCATGTAAAAGGCGCCTTTACGGATGCTCGTACAGAGCGCATCGGGCGCTTTGAGCTGGCCGACGGGGGCACGCTTTTTCTGGATGAGATTGCGAATGTTCCTTTGCGCCAGCAGGCCAAACTCCTGCGTGTGCTTGAGACCGGCGAGATGGAACGTGTTGGCTCTTCCAAAACGCGGCGTGTGGACGTGCGCCTGCTTTCCGCAACGAACGCAGACCTGCGCAGCGAAGTGGAGAAGGGACGCTTTCGCGAGGACCTCTTCTTTCGGTTGAATACCGTGGAAATCCATCTACCGCCGCTCCGCGAACGGCGGGAAGACATTCCTTTGCTTGCGGCCCATTTTCTCAACCGTTATGCTGCTCGCTATCGAAAGTCCATTGCAGGTCTCGATCCGGGCGCACTCCAGGTGATGCTGCATTATTCCTGGCCGGGAAATGTGCGCGAGCTGGACCACACCATGGAGCGTGCAGTGCTGATGGCCAGGGGCAGCAGGATTGAGGCCTCCGACCTCGGACTGGACCAGCCGCGCACAACAGCACAGGCGCTCGAAGACATGAGTCTGGAGGCCGTCGAAAGCATTCTCATCCGCAAAGCTTTGGCGCGTTGCAATGGCAACGTAAGCCAGGCAGCCGAAGCGCTGGGCCTGAGCCGGGGTGCTTTGTATCGGCGGATGGAAAAATATGGCATCTGA
- a CDS encoding (2Fe-2S) ferredoxin domain-containing protein — MAKFQRHVFLCTNAREPGSARPSCAHRGSPDLHRLFKEKIKDAGLKATVRANTAGCLDQCEHGPTVVIYPEAVWYGFVAPEDVDEIVSKHLVEGTPVARLQLDEDCLNTATCPHRKNLVKDQPPASR; from the coding sequence TTGGCGAAGTTCCAGCGACATGTATTTCTCTGCACCAATGCACGTGAACCAGGAAGCGCCCGGCCTTCCTGCGCTCACCGCGGCAGCCCTGATCTGCACAGGCTCTTCAAGGAAAAGATCAAGGACGCCGGCCTCAAGGCCACTGTACGTGCCAACACCGCCGGCTGCCTGGACCAGTGCGAACACGGGCCCACAGTTGTCATCTATCCGGAAGCGGTCTGGTATGGCTTTGTGGCCCCCGAAGATGTAGATGAGATTGTTTCGAAACATCTGGTTGAGGGTACGCCCGTCGCCCGCTTACAGCTTGACGAGGATTGCCTGAACACCGCAACCTGTCCACATCGGAAAAACCTGGTGAAGGACCAGCCGCCGGCCAGCAGGTAG